The Streptomyces sp. NBC_00162 genome window below encodes:
- a CDS encoding thioredoxin family protein has translation MARRVHQPLEDQEFDFILSMAPGPVLAYFCGTWPKALEACRAMDAVVGELAEEYGTRFTAVRTDITRCPGPTRRFGVTGAPTAVLVKDGEAVASQAGPMTREEFRAFLDAHL, from the coding sequence ATGGCACGTCGGGTACACCAGCCACTGGAGGACCAGGAGTTCGACTTCATCCTCTCCATGGCGCCGGGGCCGGTTCTCGCCTACTTCTGCGGGACCTGGCCGAAGGCCCTCGAGGCGTGCCGCGCGATGGACGCGGTCGTCGGCGAGCTGGCCGAGGAGTACGGGACGCGGTTCACGGCCGTCCGTACGGACATCACCCGCTGCCCGGGGCCGACCAGGCGTTTCGGCGTGACCGGCGCCCCGACCGCCGTGCTCGTCAAGGACGGCGAGGCGGTCGCGAGCCAGGCCGGTCCCATGACCCGCGAGGAGTTCCGGGCCTTCCTGGACGCCCATCTCTGA
- a CDS encoding DUF1304 domain-containing protein, with protein sequence MHTVAQILIGLVAALHLYFLVLEMFLWQRPPGRALSGFDADTAALTAPLAANQGLYNGFLAAGLVWALVIDSLATQIFFLVCVIVAGVYGAATANRRILFAQALPGALALGAALLAG encoded by the coding sequence GTGCACACGGTCGCTCAGATCCTGATAGGCCTCGTGGCCGCCCTGCACCTGTACTTCCTGGTGCTGGAGATGTTCCTGTGGCAGCGGCCGCCGGGGCGCGCACTGTCCGGATTCGACGCGGACACCGCCGCTCTCACCGCGCCGCTCGCCGCCAACCAGGGCCTCTACAACGGGTTCCTCGCCGCGGGCCTGGTCTGGGCCCTAGTGATCGACTCGCTCGCCACGCAGATCTTCTTCCTGGTCTGCGTGATCGTCGCCGGGGTGTACGGGGCCGCGACCGCGAACCGGCGGATCCTCTTCGCCCAGGCCCTGCCCGGCGCGCTCGCGCTCGGCGCGGCGCTGCTGGCCGGGTGA
- a CDS encoding cytochrome P450, which produces MSFTSETVAFPQDRTCPYHPPAAYEPLREARPLSRVTLFDGRSVWVVTGLAEARTLLADGRLSTDRRNAGFPTPTRRFKGLQNRRAALLGFDDPEHNTQRRMLIPSFTLKRTAALRPRIQQTVDRLIDEMVAAGPRAELVAAFALPVPSMVICALLGVPYEDHEFFEGESRRLLRGPESADVEDARRRLDEYLVDLIGRKRREPGDGLLDELIEQRLETGEIGVGELADLAAILLIAGHETTANMISLGTFTLLRHPEQLAELRADPTLMSTAVEELMRFLSIADGMLRVATEDIEIGGVTVRADDGVVFSTSVINRDDSAFEDPDALDWHRPNRHHVAFGFGIHQCLGQNLARAEMEIALGTLFERLPGLRLAAEPDRIPFKPGDTIQGMVELPVAW; this is translated from the coding sequence ATGTCCTTCACGTCAGAGACCGTTGCCTTCCCCCAGGACCGAACCTGCCCCTACCACCCGCCGGCCGCCTACGAACCCCTGCGGGAGGCCCGGCCGCTCTCCCGCGTCACTCTTTTCGACGGCCGCTCCGTATGGGTGGTCACCGGACTGGCCGAGGCGCGCACCCTGCTCGCCGACGGCCGGCTCTCCACCGACCGCCGCAACGCGGGCTTCCCCACGCCCACCAGGCGGTTCAAGGGACTCCAGAACCGGCGGGCCGCGCTGCTCGGGTTCGACGACCCCGAGCACAACACCCAGCGCCGGATGCTGATCCCCTCCTTCACCCTGAAGCGGACCGCCGCACTGCGGCCGCGCATCCAGCAGACCGTGGACCGGCTGATCGACGAGATGGTCGCCGCGGGCCCGCGGGCGGAGCTGGTCGCCGCCTTCGCCCTGCCGGTGCCCTCGATGGTGATCTGCGCCCTGCTCGGAGTCCCGTACGAGGACCACGAGTTCTTCGAGGGAGAGTCACGGCGGCTGCTGCGCGGCCCGGAATCCGCCGATGTGGAGGACGCCCGCCGCCGGCTGGACGAGTACCTCGTCGACCTGATCGGGCGCAAACGCCGGGAGCCCGGGGACGGCCTGCTCGACGAGCTGATCGAGCAGCGCCTGGAGACCGGTGAGATCGGCGTCGGGGAACTGGCCGACCTCGCCGCGATCCTGCTGATCGCGGGGCACGAGACCACCGCCAACATGATCTCGCTCGGCACCTTCACCCTGCTGCGCCACCCGGAGCAGCTGGCCGAGCTGCGGGCGGACCCGACGCTGATGTCCACGGCCGTGGAGGAACTGATGCGGTTCCTGTCGATCGCGGACGGGATGCTGCGGGTGGCTACCGAGGACATCGAGATCGGCGGGGTCACGGTCCGCGCGGACGACGGGGTGGTCTTCTCCACCTCCGTCATCAACCGCGACGACTCCGCCTTCGAGGATCCGGACGCACTGGACTGGCACCGCCCCAACCGGCACCACGTGGCCTTCGGGTTCGGCATCCACCAGTGCCTCGGCCAGAACCTGGCCCGTGCGGAGATGGAGATCGCGCTGGGCACGCTGTTCGAGCGGCTGCCCGGGCTGCGGCTGGCGGCCGAGCCGGACCGGATCCCCTTCAAACCCGGCGACACCATCCAGGGCATGGTCGAACTCCCCGTGGCCTGGTGA
- a CDS encoding S8 family peptidase, producing the protein MTATRRFSRLLPSAVLLAAALLPIAPPASAAPAGELQLAGPAENAVPDSWIVVLKESAAGTRTLPDLLAKAGGARLGHVYTNALHGFSARMDQARAARLAADPRVARVQQDTVVTLDATAPAGPAAVQPGAPWGLDRIDQRALPLSTTYAYRTTAPGVRVYVIDTGLRTTHTQFGGRASVGTDTVGDGQNGNDCNGHGTHVGGIAAGSAYGVAKEARLVAARVLNCQGSASTSGVIAGVDWVTANAIRPAVANMSLGGAANTALDAAVRGSIRAGITYTAAAGGSARPDGACANSPARLPEIITVGASDSLDRRAASSNYGNCVALFAPGVAIPSAWKDGDTATAALSGTSAATAHTSGAAALHLAFRPGDTPAQVKQALVANATTGALQGSPPVVPNRLLYTLYLP; encoded by the coding sequence ATGACCGCCACCAGACGCTTCTCGAGGCTGCTGCCGTCCGCCGTCCTGCTCGCCGCCGCCCTCCTGCCGATCGCTCCCCCCGCCTCCGCCGCCCCCGCGGGGGAGTTACAGCTCGCGGGCCCCGCCGAGAACGCGGTCCCGGACAGCTGGATCGTCGTCCTGAAGGAGTCCGCCGCCGGTACCCGAACCCTCCCCGACCTCCTGGCCAAGGCGGGCGGCGCACGGCTCGGCCACGTCTACACGAACGCGCTCCACGGCTTCTCCGCGCGCATGGACCAGGCCCGGGCGGCCAGGCTCGCCGCCGACCCGCGGGTGGCCAGGGTCCAGCAGGACACCGTGGTCACCCTCGACGCCACGGCCCCGGCCGGCCCGGCGGCCGTCCAGCCGGGCGCCCCCTGGGGACTGGACCGCATCGACCAGCGCGCGCTCCCGCTCTCCACCACCTACGCCTACCGCACCACCGCCCCCGGCGTTCGGGTGTACGTCATCGACACCGGACTGCGCACCACGCACACGCAGTTCGGCGGCCGGGCCTCCGTCGGCACCGACACCGTCGGGGACGGCCAGAACGGCAACGACTGCAACGGCCACGGCACCCACGTCGGCGGGATCGCCGCGGGTTCGGCCTACGGCGTGGCCAAGGAGGCCCGGCTGGTCGCCGCACGGGTCCTGAACTGCCAGGGATCCGCCAGTACCTCGGGGGTCATCGCGGGCGTCGACTGGGTCACCGCGAACGCGATCCGCCCCGCAGTCGCGAACATGAGCCTGGGCGGGGCCGCCAACACCGCCCTCGACGCGGCCGTCCGCGGCTCCATCCGCGCCGGGATCACCTACACCGCCGCGGCCGGCGGTTCCGCCCGGCCCGACGGAGCCTGCGCCAACTCGCCCGCCCGGCTGCCCGAGATCATCACCGTCGGCGCGAGCGACAGCCTCGACCGCCGTGCCGCCTCCTCCAACTACGGCAACTGCGTTGCCCTGTTCGCCCCCGGTGTGGCCATCCCCTCCGCCTGGAAGGACGGCGACACCGCCACGGCCGCCCTCAGCGGCACCTCGGCGGCCACCGCCCACACGTCCGGAGCCGCCGCCCTCCATCTCGCCTTCCGGCCGGGCGACACCCCCGCACAGGTCAAACAGGCCCTCGTCGCGAACGCCACGACCGGCGCCCTCCAGGGCAGCCCGCCGGTCGTGCCGAACAGGCTCCTCTACACCCTCTACCTGCCGTAG
- a CDS encoding RNA polymerase sigma factor → MSTAQAVEAVFRIESARIIAGVARIVRDVGIAEELAQDALVAALEQWPESGVPDRPGAWLMATAKHRAIDLVRRKETYARKLAEVGRTLEDVPPPAGPAELADPEHIDDDLLRLIFTACHPLLATEARIALTLRLMGGLTTQEIARAFLASESAVAQRIVRAKRTLATAGVPFEVPYGADREARLASVLEVIYLVFNEGYSATAGEDLVRPALCEDALRLVRVLAGLMPKEPEVHGLAALLEFQASRMATRTGPDGEPVLLADQNRARWNRMLIHRGIEAMRHAGSGPYSVQAAIAGCHAAAVRYEDTDWPTIAALYGRLVTLIPSPVVELNRAVAVSMAQGPEAALPLVDALAQEPALRAYHLLPSVRGDLLERLGRPAEARAEFERAASLTRNERERSLLRGRADRLQ, encoded by the coding sequence GTGAGTACGGCCCAGGCGGTCGAAGCGGTGTTCAGGATCGAGTCGGCGCGGATCATCGCCGGCGTCGCCCGTATCGTCCGGGACGTCGGCATCGCCGAGGAACTCGCCCAGGACGCCCTGGTCGCCGCGCTTGAACAGTGGCCCGAGTCCGGCGTCCCGGACCGGCCGGGCGCCTGGCTCATGGCCACCGCCAAACACCGCGCGATCGACCTCGTCCGCCGCAAGGAGACCTACGCGCGCAAGCTCGCGGAGGTCGGCCGGACCCTGGAGGACGTACCGCCGCCCGCCGGACCGGCCGAGCTCGCGGACCCTGAGCACATCGACGACGACCTGCTACGGCTGATCTTCACCGCCTGCCACCCGCTCCTGGCGACCGAGGCCCGGATCGCGCTCACCCTGCGGCTGATGGGCGGCCTGACCACCCAGGAGATCGCCCGCGCCTTCCTCGCGTCCGAGTCCGCCGTCGCCCAGCGCATCGTCCGGGCGAAACGGACCCTGGCCACGGCGGGGGTGCCCTTCGAAGTCCCGTACGGGGCCGACCGCGAGGCACGGCTCGCATCGGTCCTCGAGGTCATCTACCTCGTCTTCAACGAGGGCTACTCGGCCACCGCGGGCGAGGACCTGGTCCGCCCCGCCCTGTGCGAGGACGCGCTGCGGCTGGTCCGCGTCCTGGCGGGCCTGATGCCCAAGGAGCCCGAAGTGCACGGCCTCGCCGCGCTGCTGGAGTTCCAGGCGTCCCGGATGGCCACCCGGACCGGACCCGACGGGGAACCGGTCCTGCTCGCCGACCAGAACCGGGCCCGGTGGAACCGCATGCTCATCCACCGGGGCATCGAGGCCATGCGGCACGCGGGCAGCGGCCCCTACTCGGTACAGGCCGCCATCGCCGGCTGCCACGCGGCGGCCGTCCGCTACGAGGACACCGACTGGCCGACGATCGCCGCCCTGTACGGGCGGCTGGTCACACTGATCCCGTCCCCGGTGGTGGAGCTCAACCGGGCGGTCGCCGTCTCGATGGCGCAGGGACCGGAGGCCGCGCTCCCGCTGGTCGACGCGCTGGCGCAGGAACCGGCCCTGCGCGCCTACCACCTGCTGCCGAGCGTACGGGGAGACCTGCTGGAGCGGCTCGGCCGCCCGGCGGAGGCCCGCGCCGAGTTCGAACGGGCGGCCTCGCTCACCCGCAACGAGCGGGAACGCTCCCTGCTCCGCGGGCGCGCCGACCGGCTCCAGTGA
- a CDS encoding TetR/AcrR family transcriptional regulator — MSPQDGRAPDPRTARTKARLRESLLAECAGSPLAEVSVSAVVRRAKVGRATFYLHYEDLTALAVDACADVVHAAVDALHAWQTGPAALPPARPPAALADFLAGAAERAPLYRTLLLPGGGGPLGDRLHRELRERARAERAAAGAPNPDLVASAVAAAFTGVLADWLHGGIPADPPGLADHLWRLLLALHRAV; from the coding sequence GTGAGCCCGCAGGACGGGCGCGCACCGGACCCGCGCACGGCCAGGACGAAGGCACGGCTGCGCGAGAGCCTGCTCGCGGAGTGCGCCGGCAGCCCGCTCGCCGAGGTCAGCGTCTCGGCGGTGGTCCGCCGGGCGAAGGTCGGCCGGGCCACGTTCTACCTGCACTACGAGGACCTCACCGCGCTCGCCGTGGACGCCTGCGCCGATGTGGTGCACGCCGCGGTCGACGCCCTGCACGCCTGGCAGACCGGCCCGGCGGCGCTCCCCCCGGCGCGGCCCCCCGCCGCGCTGGCGGATTTCCTGGCCGGGGCCGCCGAGCGCGCGCCGCTCTACCGCACCTTGCTCCTCCCCGGCGGCGGGGGCCCGCTCGGCGACCGCCTCCACCGGGAGCTGCGCGAGCGCGCCCGCGCCGAGCGCGCTGCCGCGGGCGCCCCGAACCCGGATCTCGTCGCCTCGGCGGTCGCCGCCGCCTTCACCGGCGTCCTCGCGGACTGGCTCCACGGCGGCATCCCGGCCGATCCGCCCGGCCTGGCGGACCACCTGTGGCGGCTCCTGCTGGCCCTCCACCGGGCCGTCTAG
- a CDS encoding ferredoxin — protein MHIDIDTGVCIGAGQCALTAPGVFTQDDDGFGELLPGREDGAGSALVREAARACPVSAISVRED, from the coding sequence CTGCACATCGACATCGACACGGGCGTCTGCATCGGCGCGGGTCAGTGCGCGCTGACCGCCCCCGGGGTGTTCACCCAGGACGACGACGGCTTCGGCGAGCTGCTCCCGGGGCGTGAGGACGGCGCCGGGAGCGCGCTGGTCCGGGAGGCCGCCCGGGCCTGTCCGGTCTCGGCCATCTCCGTACGGGAGGACTGA
- a CDS encoding YciI family protein, producing MPRFLTMIRINEQDLPPEAFPPEFEQRMGALLEEITKAGVMLDTAGLLPTSEGTRLSWSGGKISYTDGPFTETKEVVGGYSLTQCKDKAEAIEWTRRFLEIHPAEWNVSAEVREIQEM from the coding sequence ATGCCGCGCTTCCTGACCATGATCCGCATCAACGAGCAGGACCTGCCCCCCGAGGCCTTCCCGCCGGAGTTCGAGCAGCGCATGGGCGCCCTGCTGGAGGAGATCACCAAGGCCGGGGTCATGCTCGACACCGCCGGACTCCTGCCCACCTCCGAAGGGACCCGGCTCAGCTGGTCCGGCGGGAAGATCAGCTACACCGACGGTCCCTTCACCGAGACCAAGGAGGTCGTCGGCGGCTACTCCCTGACCCAGTGCAAGGACAAGGCCGAGGCCATCGAGTGGACCAGGCGGTTCCTGGAGATCCACCCGGCGGAGTGGAACGTCAGCGCCGAGGTCCGGGAGATCCAGGAGATGTGA
- a CDS encoding condensation domain-containing protein — MRQFPLEMLHVAPGRVVEWRLRSAVAEACGPDDESGRRASFNQEKHFTVAEESRAADDPVASWIAVTFEVAGRLDEPALAQALLAFVQRHEVLRCAFLRLAGELACEPFDPAELALDAATVGNFETSAALRGFLVERFTRSIDTLSWPLFVMGAVLREDSATVYLAFDHIVCDGMSMPIVVHEVLTAYEALCRGEDTVLPAAAPSYLDFADEQRRRYLSIDARDERLDYWKEFIARGGEFFPRFPLDLGVEPDRMYPIVNEASTLLDAAETEVFEKTCLAVGGKPFMGVLASVAVCLREAGGPGVYRGFMPVSERGREGWGDSVGWFVNTMPIEFDASPGRDFAQIMAGVRAGFSEMIGHIDVPFVRAWELLAPEEFAARSWPYPVNFFSYIDMRRCRGAERHDEWRPSTHVWSARANGACSWFQRDADGLHMNSLYVDTAAARRTMGDLQEALRRTVQDIARSGGFRRPVALTAPRRPERTPLDVAVRYGR, encoded by the coding sequence ATGCGGCAATTTCCTCTGGAGATGCTCCACGTGGCACCCGGCCGGGTGGTCGAGTGGCGGCTCAGGTCCGCGGTCGCGGAGGCCTGCGGCCCCGACGACGAGTCGGGCAGGAGGGCGTCCTTCAACCAGGAGAAGCACTTCACCGTCGCCGAGGAGAGCCGGGCCGCCGACGACCCCGTCGCATCGTGGATCGCGGTCACCTTCGAGGTGGCCGGGCGGCTGGACGAACCGGCCCTGGCGCAGGCCCTGCTGGCCTTCGTGCAGCGGCACGAGGTGCTCAGGTGCGCGTTCCTCCGCCTGGCCGGGGAGCTGGCTTGTGAGCCCTTCGACCCGGCCGAACTCGCCCTCGACGCCGCGACGGTGGGGAACTTCGAGACCTCCGCGGCGCTGCGGGGCTTTCTCGTCGAGCGGTTCACCCGGAGCATCGACACGCTGTCCTGGCCGCTGTTCGTCATGGGCGCGGTGCTGCGCGAGGACTCCGCGACGGTCTACCTGGCCTTCGACCACATCGTGTGCGACGGCATGTCGATGCCGATCGTCGTCCACGAGGTGCTGACCGCGTACGAGGCCCTGTGCCGCGGCGAGGACACCGTACTGCCGGCGGCCGCGCCCAGCTATCTCGACTTCGCCGACGAGCAGCGCCGCCGCTACCTGTCCATCGACGCCCGCGACGAACGCCTGGACTACTGGAAGGAGTTCATCGCGCGCGGCGGCGAGTTCTTCCCCCGCTTCCCGCTCGACCTCGGCGTGGAGCCGGACCGGATGTACCCGATCGTCAACGAGGCCTCCACACTGCTGGACGCCGCCGAGACCGAGGTCTTCGAGAAGACCTGTCTGGCCGTCGGCGGCAAGCCCTTCATGGGGGTGCTCGCCTCCGTCGCCGTATGCCTGCGCGAGGCCGGCGGACCGGGCGTCTACCGGGGGTTCATGCCGGTGAGCGAGCGCGGCCGGGAGGGCTGGGGGGACTCGGTGGGCTGGTTCGTCAACACCATGCCCATCGAGTTCGACGCCTCGCCCGGCCGGGACTTCGCCCAGATCATGGCGGGGGTCCGGGCCGGGTTCAGCGAGATGATCGGCCACATCGACGTGCCGTTCGTACGGGCCTGGGAGCTGCTCGCCCCCGAGGAGTTCGCCGCCCGTTCCTGGCCGTACCCGGTGAACTTCTTCTCGTACATCGACATGCGCAGGTGCCGGGGTGCCGAGCGGCACGACGAGTGGCGGCCCTCGACCCACGTGTGGTCGGCGCGTGCCAACGGTGCCTGTTCGTGGTTCCAGCGCGATGCCGACGGGCTGCACATGAACTCCCTCTACGTCGACACCGCGGCGGCCCGCCGCACCATGGGCGACCTCCAGGAGGCGCTGCGCCGGACGGTCCAGGACATCGCCCGCTCGGGCGGCTTCCGCCGGCCCGTCGCGCTGACCGCGCCGCGCCGGCCCGAGCGGACGCCGCTCGATGTGGCGGTCCGCTACGGCAGGTAG
- a CDS encoding ABC transporter ATP-binding protein has translation MNTEQPTYEELRRQALAAAAPRMTGADTAIVCDRLVRIFSTDGVEVQALQGLELTVAQGDLVALVGASGSGKSTLLNILAGLDVPTAGTATVGGYDLLEMSAKDRLRYRREAVGFVWQQTARNLLPFLTAAQNIALPMQLRGRAARGAAGRRAAARVGDLLEALQITDLAGRRPAELSGGQQQRVAIAVAMANDPAVLLADEPTGELDSETGAAIFEAFRTVNRELGATVVIVTHDPLVAGEVRRTVAIRDGRTSSEVLRRTVTDEHGAESVSEREYVMLDRTGRVQLPQKFLEALGMEQRVAVDLAADHIEVRRDDSDADGG, from the coding sequence GTGAACACCGAGCAGCCGACCTACGAAGAGCTGCGCCGGCAGGCCCTGGCCGCCGCCGCACCCCGTATGACCGGGGCGGACACGGCAATCGTCTGCGACCGTCTGGTGCGCATCTTCAGCACCGACGGGGTCGAGGTACAGGCCTTGCAGGGGCTCGAACTGACCGTGGCCCAGGGCGATCTGGTGGCCCTGGTCGGTGCCTCCGGCAGCGGCAAGTCCACCCTGCTGAACATCCTGGCGGGCCTGGACGTCCCCACGGCGGGCACCGCCACCGTCGGCGGCTACGACCTGCTCGAGATGTCCGCCAAGGACCGTCTGCGCTACCGCCGGGAGGCGGTGGGATTCGTCTGGCAGCAGACGGCCCGCAACCTGCTGCCCTTCCTGACCGCGGCCCAGAACATCGCCCTCCCCATGCAGCTGAGGGGCCGGGCCGCCAGGGGCGCGGCCGGGCGCCGGGCGGCCGCCCGGGTCGGCGACCTCCTCGAAGCCCTGCAGATCACCGATCTCGCGGGCCGCCGGCCTGCCGAGCTCTCCGGCGGCCAGCAGCAGCGCGTGGCCATCGCCGTGGCCATGGCCAACGACCCGGCGGTCCTCCTCGCCGACGAGCCCACCGGCGAGCTGGACTCCGAGACCGGCGCCGCCATCTTCGAGGCCTTCCGCACGGTGAACCGGGAGTTGGGCGCCACCGTGGTCATCGTGACCCACGATCCGCTCGTCGCCGGAGAGGTCCGGCGTACGGTGGCCATCCGCGACGGCCGCACCAGCAGCGAGGTGCTGCGCCGCACCGTGACCGACGAACACGGCGCGGAATCGGTGAGCGAACGCGAGTACGTGATGCTGGACCGCACCGGCCGCGTCCAGCTGCCGCAGAAGTTCCTGGAGGCCCTCGGCATGGAGCAGCGCGTGGCCGTCGACCTCGCCGCCGACCACATCGAGGTGCGCCGCGACGACTCCGACGCGGACGGGGGCTGA